The DNA window CCTACCCGGGTGATGAGGTGCGCGAAATCGAAGTGCGCGGCCGTAACCTGGCGGAAGGCGTGCCGCGTGGTTTCACGCTCAACTCCAATGAAATCCTGGAAGCACTGCAGGAACCATTGACCGGCATCGTCAGTGCGGTGATGGTAGCGCTGGAACAGTGCCCGCCAGAGCTGGCTTCCGATATCTCCGAGCGAGGCATGGTCCTGACCGGCGGCGGCGCGCTGCTGCGTAACCTGGATCGCCTGCTGATGGAAGAAACCGGCATTCCGGTGGTGGTGGCGGAAGATCCGCTTACCTGTGTCGCACGCGGCGGCGGCAAGGCGTTGGAAATGATCGACATGCATGGCGGTGATTTGTTCAGCGAAGAATAATCAGCTCCAGGAAGGAGGAACCGTATTGGATGAATGCATTGCGCGGGCATCTTGTACGGTTCCTCCTTCTGTTGTCGAGGAACTCGCATAATTTATGAAGCCGATCTTTAGCAGGGGCCCGTCCCTGCAACTACGACTTTTTCTGGCGGTGATCGCCGCTATTGGGCTTATCGTCGCCGACAGCCGGCTTGGTACGTTCGCCAAAGTGCGCACCTACATGGATACCGCCGTCAGCCCCTTCTATTTTTTGGCCAATGGGCCGCGTAAGGTGCTGGATGGCGTTTCTGAAACGCTGGCTACCCGCCAACAGTTAGAGCTGGAAAACCGTGCTCTGCGGCAGGAACTGCTGCTAAAGAACAGCGATCTGCTTCTTCTTGGCCAATTCAAACAGGAAAACGCCCGTTTGCGTGAGCTGCTGGGTTCGCCGCTGCGCCAGGATGAACACAAGATGGTCACCCAGGTGATTTCGACCGGTTCCGATCCTTACAGCGATCAAGTGGTGATTGATAAAGGCGCCGATAACGGCGTGTATGAAGGCCAGCCGGTGATCAGCGATAAAGGCGTAGTGGGCCAGGTGGTGGCGGTGGCGAAAATGACCAGCCGCGTGCTGCTGATCTGCGATGCTTCCCATCTGCTGCCGATCCAGGTGCTGCGCAACGATATTCGCGTCATCGCGGCGGGCAACGGCTGCGCTGACGATCTGCAACTGGAACACCTGCCCGGCAATATCGACATCCGGGAAGGCGACGTGCTGGTGACTTCCGGGCTGGGCGGGCGTTTCCCCGAAGGGTATCCGGTTGGGGTCGTTTCTTCGGTCAAAGTGGATAACCAACGCGCCTATACAGTGATTCAGGCGCGCCCGACCGCTGGGCTGCAACGCCTGCGCTACCTGCTGCTGCTGTGGGGGGCGGATCGCAATGGCGATATGCCGATGTCGCCAAGTGAAGTGCATCGGGTGGCGAACGAGCGCCTGATGCAGATGATGCCGCAGGTGCTGTCACCGGCCACCATGGGGCCACCGCCACCTGCGCCGGCGCCAGGTGCGGTTTCATCGCCGCCGCCTGAGGTGGTTCAATGAATAGCTACCGCAGCAATGGGCGCTGGATTATCTGGCTATCGTTCCTGGTGGCGCTGGTGCTGCAAATCATGCCGTGGCCGGAACAGATTTATATGTTCCGGC is part of the Gibbsiella quercinecans genome and encodes:
- the mreC gene encoding rod shape-determining protein MreC — protein: MKPIFSRGPSLQLRLFLAVIAAIGLIVADSRLGTFAKVRTYMDTAVSPFYFLANGPRKVLDGVSETLATRQQLELENRALRQELLLKNSDLLLLGQFKQENARLRELLGSPLRQDEHKMVTQVISTGSDPYSDQVVIDKGADNGVYEGQPVISDKGVVGQVVAVAKMTSRVLLICDASHLLPIQVLRNDIRVIAAGNGCADDLQLEHLPGNIDIREGDVLVTSGLGGRFPEGYPVGVVSSVKVDNQRAYTVIQARPTAGLQRLRYLLLLWGADRNGDMPMSPSEVHRVANERLMQMMPQVLSPATMGPPPPAPAPGAVSSPPPEVVQ